Below is a window of Allomuricauda ruestringensis DSM 13258 DNA.
GGTTTTAAAGAGGTTTCGTCATGCACATAGATTTCATGGGACTCTATTTGCCGGATATATTCTTCCGCTAGGTTATTCCCGAACAAGGCGGCTATTTTTTGTTTGACCAAAGCCCTGTTTATCTGTATGTTAATGTCCTTGTTGAGCTCTGCTTCCATGGTCGCAATGTTCTTGGAAGTGACATTGGCGTTGGCATCGACCTTGGAACCGTCGGCAGCATTGTCGGAATGCAGGTAATGGTCTATGAACGCAATTTTTTTGGAGATTTGTTTATCGGTTAGCCGTATCATATTGAAAACTATTTAGAGGTGAATAAATGATTGAGTTTTTTATTGGTCTTTACTTCCTTGAAAACTTGATTTGTGGTATGACTTTCAAGGCCGCCAAGGTCTTTGTCCCATTTACCGGTCTTTATCCAGGTCAGATGCCCAAGGATGTTGAATGGTACATTGTCTTCCCCGGTATAAAGACAGGTCCTATATCCTTGTTGCTGGGCATATTTCAGGTGGGCCACCAATTCTTCACGATGCCATTCGCCCCCCATAAAGACAACACAGGTGGCAAAACCGGAATATTGACTCAAAAGTGCTTGGAAATATTCAGAGGTAAGCTCGTTTCCATTTCCTTCCTTCCATAAAAAAGGGGAATGACATCCCTTACATCGGAGGGGACATCCAGAAATTGAAAAGCAAAGACTGATTTCACCGGGAACTTCTTGAAACACTACCTCAAAATCATGATAAAACATAAAGAGCACATTAGGTTTTTGTCCTTTATAAAATTAGGACATGGTTTTTTCGGATGGCTGGGATACTTCAAAAGTTATAAAGAGACTTATTAACAATAAAATGACCTTTTAATCATTTATATGGATTCAAACAATTTTAAACAACCCGTAGTGCATTAAGTGGAACCAGGTTAAGAGAGAATGGGGGCTAATACTTACCATGGCCATAAACCCTGATTTGGGCTGAGTTCACCCGATTCTCTTTTTGATTGCCACCAAAGTTATCCATAAAATGAAGGTCAAAGATTTAGTACGATGACCAACTTTTGGGAATCAATAACAATGGTATTTTAAATGAAGATGTAATCTAAAGGATTTGGTCTTGAAGCACGAAACTTAATTTCGCTCACTTTTCACTAATTCAACAACCTAAATTCATTTGGGGTATGGCCCACACGTTTTTTAAAAAGCCTACTAAAATGCTGTGGATATTTAAAACTAAGTTCATACGCGATTTCACTTACAGATTTATTGGGGTCGAATACCTTTTCCTTCGCAAAGTCGATAAGCTTGTTCTGTCAACAAGCACTCAATTACATTCCAATGTTCCCAAAAAAGCCTATTTTAGGGATTCACATAAGAGTACGTAATGGCTCATTCTATTGAAATCCCATCCAAATTTTCCAACTTGGCCACACATCCCCAATTATATTTCTGACGGTTATCGCCCGACAGCACAAAGATTAGTTTATTGGGGCCTTTGGATAAATTCAGGACGGTCTGTTCATCATCCACGAAAACCCTGCCTTCCATGCCCTTTTCCAAAGGTGGCCTAAAGTTCATTCCCCCGTCGAACAGGACTTCGGAATTCAATAAGATCACCAAGTGGTCAGCGTAATCAAAGTTTAGTTTGACATCCTTATCAGAATCAGATACTATGTTACAGGTCAGAGCGACCGTTTTATCCATATCATCATAAAAGCGACTGATGTTCAAAAGCCCATCCATATCGGCCGTTACCGTTTTAAATTTTTCTCTGTAATCGAATAGGGAATCCACTTGGGATATAAAGTTCACGGAGTCCTTGGCAAAGGGTTCCGATATTTGCCACTTGGTCAAATAGTTTGGCGAAATCATTTTTTCGGTATCCCGTTGTTTTGGCGCATTGAAACTTTCAATTTCCCGAATGGATACATCGCTAAAGTAGACTTGGCCAAAGGTGCTGAACAAGCTTATACCGCCTTTCTTAGAATCGCGCTTTAGGTTGTCAACAACAAAGGTCGGGATATTCATATCCTCAACATAAACGGACATTTTGTCCGCTATGACCTCCACCTTTACATGGACCCAAGTACTTATATCCAAGAATACGATGCCATCCCCCCGTTTCTCGAAAAGCAGCGCTTTATTGCTTTGTGGGTCGTAAATATAGGAAATGGTTTCGTCGGGAAAGTCCAAGAACGATTCCTCCGAGAATATGATATCTTTCTCCTCTAGTGCCTTTAAAAGTTTATCGCTTACTTTTCCTTGAACCTGTTGATTCTCCAGAAAAGGTGGTAATCAAGTCCTCCCTTAATCCCTCCAAGGAGGGAAACTTCTCCCCTTTTGGGAGACCGGAGAGGGGATCATCCAAAAAATTTATAGAAACTAAAGTAACTGCAATGAAACCTGACTGCCGTTAGGCAAAGGCAGGGTTTTAACCTTTAACTAGATAATAAAATTGAAATTATTTGCCCCCGATGCAGAAAGTAATTGATGTTGATTATCAATACTTTATGTTTTAAAGGTGTAAATAAGATACATTACTGCATTTAAAAACTTTTGAGGCTAAATTACTAGGGCTTTCAAAACGGGAAGTAAGAAACTTTCCGCCCAACATTTCAACTTTAATCTGAATAAAATGCTGCCCTTTTACGGGTAGTCTTACCGTTGCTAAATGTATGGTGTCTAATCAAAACAATAAAGACGAACAGTGTTTTTTACAAAATCTATATGCCTAAAACAATAGAAGCGTCGATATTTAATTTCCTGCTTATTTCCCGAGCTACTTTTAAAGTAGGTTCGCTTTTTCCGTTGAGGTACTCACTTACCCTTGACGTACTCACTCCCAAAAGTTCGGATAGTCGTTTTTGGTTCAATCCCATTTCAGCCATACGCAATTTAACCACCTCGATCAATGATGGCTTTTTTACCGGATAATGGCGTTCTTCATAATCTGCCACAAGGTCAGATAACAGGCTTAGTTCCACATAACCCTTTGCATCTTTGTTTTCGATATTGTCGGGATTTTGCAAAAGTTCTTCTATACGTTCAACAATGGCGTTATACTCTTTTTCTGTCTGTATCATTGCTAAATGTTTTTAATGTCCTTAATCTTGTCATACTCCGAGTGCGTACCTATAAACCTAATGTAAACCTTTTTGGCATTGAACGAAATTATGGCAACTAGCCTGTAATCGTTTCCTTTAATATTGAAAACAAAACGGTGGTTTCCCACATAATCAACGGTGTTGAAATCCTGCCTTAACTCGTTGATGTTATCCCAGTTCTTTGCCATTACGGTATGATACCAAAAGTTTAAAGAGTTTTCGCTATCTGCGTGTATTTCTATAAACTCCTTTATTCTTTTGTAGGTAACAATACGCATTGTTTAAACTTCAATTACTGTTAAGCAAAGGTAATACCAGATTTTTAATTTCAAAATATTATTTTGAAATATAGAATTATTTTCCGATACAAAAGTTAGAAAAAATATTGCCCAATAAATCATCTGTGGTAACGCTACCTGTAATTTCTCCCAAGTGATAAAGGGCTTGTCTGATGTCTATGGCCATCAAATCGCTTGAAAGCTCCATATCCAACCCTTCTTTTACTTTTTGGATTTCCTCCAGAGCTTTTAACAACGCATCGTAGTGCCTGCTGTTGGTAATTATGGTGGTATCGCCACTCAACACCCCTGAGTCTACCAAAGAAAGAAGCTTACTCTCGAGTTCTGAAATACCCTCCTTAAATTTAGCAGAAAGGAAAAGTACATTGGGAATTTCTGATTTTATCTTTTCTTTCTGCTCTTGGTTTAAGAGATCCATTTTATTGCAGATGGGTAACAACTGTTTGTTGGGGTAGCGCTTTTGAATCTGTTCCAATTCCGCCTTGTCAAAATCCATACCATCAAATAGGTAAATAATGAGCCGTGCCTTTTCAATTTTGTCAAAGGTTCGTTCAATCCCTATTTTTTCCACCACATCCACGGTTTCGCGGATTCCAGCCGTATCAATAAACCTAAAATTGATACCTTTTATGCTGATATGGTCCTCGACCGTATCCCGGGTAGTACCCGCAATTTCACTCACAATAGCTCTCTCTTCATTAAGCAGTACATTGAGCAGGGTTGATTTCCCTACATTGGGTTGCCCCACAATAGCTACGGGGATTCCATTTTTTATCACATTTCCGAGTGCGAAGGAGTCGATTAATTTCTTTAGTACCTCACTAATGCGGTTGAGTAGTTCGTTGAACTGGGTTCTGTCTGCGAACTCCACATCTTCTTGGGAAAAATCGAGTTCCAGTTCAATAAGCGAAGCGAAGTTCAGCAGTTCTTGTCGCAGTTCTTGGATTTCATTGCTGAATCCACCGCGCATCTGCTGCATGGCAATGTCGTGGGCCGCTTCACTATCGCTGGCAATAAGGTCGGCCACAGCTTCAGCCTGACTTAAATCCATTTTACCGTTAAGGAATGCTCGTAGTGTAAATTCACCTGCCGATGCCGAACGGCAACCATTTCGCAACAAAAGCTGAATGATCTGTTGTTGGATGAACGGGGAGCCGTGGCAGGAAATCTCCACAACATTTTCACCGGTATAGGAGTGCGGCCCTTTAAAAATAGAAACAAGAGCTTCGTCCAAAATCTTTTCTTGGTCCACAATATGGCCCAAATGAATGGTATGGCTTTTTTGTTGTCCCAGTTTCTTTCCCTTAATGGATTTGAAAAGGGTATCCACAAGGGTTATGGCATCTGGTCCCGAAACCCGAATTACGGCAATGGCCCCTGTTCCCGAGGGTGTTGCCAAGGCTACAATGTTATCTATGTACGACATGGAGACAAAAGTACAAATTAGCTGGTGTTTGTAACATTTTTAGTGATTTGTATACTAATAAGATGAATCATCAAAATCAATCAAAAATGGAAGTTATCAATCAAAAAGCAGTTAGAACGGACAATACCTTGTTGGCCGTGACACATCTTACACAACTTTTATCGTATGTTACAGGATTTGGAAGCCTGATTATACCCTTGATTATCTGGTTGTCATCAAAAGATAAGGTCGAGGGAATGAACGAGCATGGAAAGGCCATTATCAATTTCCAGATCAGTTTGATACTTTACATTATCATTAGTATTCCTGCCATCCTTCTTTTGGGCTTGGGTATACTGGGCTTGATAGGAGTGGGAATCCTTGGGTTTATACTGCCTATTGTTAATGCAGTAAAAGCATCGAATGGGGAGTCACCGTCTTATTTTATGACGATTAAATTTATATCATAAAATCAAAAAGCTGGAACAACGTGCTCCAGCTTTTTCAATATGGTTGGGTAGTTAATTTAACTATTCAGCATCACGGGCATCACCAACATGGTCACATGTTCGCCTTCGTCCAAACCGTCGATAGGGGTAAGGATACCTGCTCTGTTTGGAAGGCTCATTTCCAAAGAAACTTCGTCAGACGACAAATTGTTCAACATTTCCAATAAAAATCTTGAGTTGAAACCAATTTGCATATCGTCACCTTGGTAAGAACATGATAGCCTTTCTTCTGCCTTGTTGCTGTAATCAACATCCTCAGCAGAAATATTAAGTTCAGCTCCTGCAATCTTCAAGCGTATTTGGTGCGTGGTCTTATTGGAGAAAATAGAAACCCTGCGCACAGAACTCTGGAACTGGTTTCTAGCGATCGTTAACTTGTTCGGGTTTTCTTTTGGAATCACCGCTTCGTAGTTCGGGTATTTACCGTCAATCAATCGACAAACCAATTCAGTATTGTCAAAATAGAATTTGGCATTGCTGTCATTGTATTCGATGGTTACTTCGGATTCGGAACCTGCCAAAATACCCTTTAACAATGTCAATGGTTTTTTGGGCATAATGAATTCCGCTACTTCGGAAGCAGTTACATCCTGTCGCTGATATTTCACCAATTTATGGGCATCCGTGGCCACAAAGGTCAGATTCTCTGGAGAAAACTGGAAAAACACCCCGCTCATCACTGGGCGAAGATCATCGTTTCCTGCGGCAAAAATCGTTTTGTTGATTGCTGTTGCCAAAATATCGCCCAATAGGGTAGTGGAGCTCGGATTGGAGACTTCCACCGCTTTAGGGAATTCCGCTCCATCGGCATACGCCAAAGCATATTTACCGTGGTTGGAACTGATCTCTACCGTATTGTTGTCCTCAACCACAAAAGTCAATGGTTGTTCAGGAAAAGTTTTTAAGGTGTCCAACAACAAACGTGCTGGCACGGCGATGGTACCTTCCGAATCGGAATCTACTTCCAAAACGGTACTCATGGTAGTTTCCAAGTCCGATGCGGAAACGGTTAGCTTACTTTCTTTTAGATCAAATAAAAAATTGTCCAGGATGGGCAAGGTGTTGCTATTGTTGATAACTCCTCCCAAAACCTGCAGTTGTTTCAATAAATATGTACTGGATACGATAAACTTCATCAACGAAATACTTTAGTATAGTTACCTTTTTGGCAATTTTCCCCTGTTAAAGGGCCTATAAAATCAATAAAAACAAATATATCTCAAATGGATTTAGCAGAGAAACAAATTTATCAACATCTAAGCCGTAAACGTGCGCTTTCTGTAATAGCCAAAGAAAAGACCGAACAACAATGTTAAAACTACTGGCAATCCAATGTTTATGAGCTGCCACTTGGTTTTTTGCTCTGCTATTTTTTTAACATCCAACAGTGGGATGGACACTTTCTTGTTCCGAATGTTAATAAGCCCAGTATGGTCCAAGAGGTAATTTGTGCTGTTTACCAAGAATTCCTTGTTGCCATAGAAGCTGCTGGTCCATTTATCGTAGCCCAATTCCAAAGGTCTGCCGTTTCGCAACTGGTTTTTGATTACATCTCCATCAGAGATTACGATCATTTTATTTTCGGGACCTTCTTCCATGGTGTTTTGCAGCCTTAAAGGCTTTACCCTGTTCTTGTACATGGATGTGAAATTACCCTCGATCAAAACGGCCAACGGTAGATTTCCGTTGTTGTATAATTCTCGATCAGGTTGTTGATTGATCATATCCAAACTCACTACTCGTGGAATTCCATCGGTTTTGGACAATGGTGAACTCTGCAACAGAATTGTTTTTTTGTAATCGTTTTCCAAAACATCTATTGGGCTAGTAAACTGAAAACGCACCGCCTCAATATTGGTGTTGATAGGATGGTTGTTCTGTGAAAAAACCATTGGGTAGTAAAACCAAGGCAAGGGATTGTACTGCGAATCGTTTCCTTCGCCCGTAGCCAAAACTATTTGGGTGAAATAAAGATCGTTCACCAAAACAGGAGTGATTCTAACCCCATATTTAAAGAACATATCCTTTAAATTCAAATCTCTGGGAACAGCAATGGCCTCTCCGCCACCAGCATAAATGCTGTCCATTTCCATATTCACTTGGTCCATCATCCAAATGGATTTACCTCCTTGAACCATATATTGGTCCATCACATATTTTTCTTGGTCGGTAAATGCCTCTGTTGGCTTTGCAATGATGGCAAGGTCAAAACCTTTTAATTGGTCCAATACCTTTTGTGGATTGGTAGCTACGGAATCCAAAGTAATGGCTCCAATGTTGTAATAATCCCGAATCGTAGTGAGGTAATCGGCAATAAAAATATCATCCAGTTCGCCATTTCCTTTAATGACGGCTATGCTCTTTTTTTCTTCAATGCTCAGTTTGGTAAAAGCATCGGCAAAGGCATATTCCAATTGCTGTACCGAATTGTTGATGCGTTCCTCCGCTGTGGAACCCAATTTATTTTTTAGTAATGGCACTTTTACCGTTTGGTCCTTGTAGTTGACCATGGCCCATGGAAATACCAATTCGTTGGAAACCTTACCGTTTTCCTCAACAGTTACATTTGCTGGTTGCAATCCCAGGCTCTGAAGTTCAGCAACAGTCTGTTGAGCCTGTTCTTCGTTTGCCAATGGGTCCACCAAATTGTATTTGATGTTACTGTTTTTTGACCCGAAGGATTCCAACAACTGAATGGTTTCCGCTTTTAGTTTGGAAAACTCTGCGGGAATGTTTCCATCCAATAAAACATCCACAATAACGGGTGATTCAAATTTTTGAGCTACCTGTACGGCAGGTTCCGATAAGGTGTACCTTTTATCTTCGGTAAGGTCAAAACGGGTATAGACAAAACTGGCCAAGAGGTTGATGACCACGACCGCTACAATCACTTTTAGTATTGATACAAAAAACTTTCCCATTACCTTGGCAATTGTTTTAAACGTTGAAAGGTGAGATACAAAAACAATAGGGTCAATGAAATAAAATAAACCAAATCCCGCGTATCTATCACGCCTCTTGCAATGCTATCAAAATGCGATTTTGCCCCTAATTCTTGAATGGTTTGTTGGGTTTCTCCATTCGAAAACAAAGATGAAATAGCATCAAACCCATTAAAAATTAGAAAACAGACCAATATGCCAACTAAAAAGGCGATAATTTGATTATCCGACAGCGTAGAGGCAAATATTCCGATGGAAGTATAGCAAGCCATCAAAAAAAGCAATCCAAAGTAAGAGCCCAGCACTACTCCGAGGTCGTAATTACCTTCTACCATTCCCAATCCTGAGATGGAAAAAACATATACTATGGTCGGTATTACTGCGATAACGCACAACAGGAATGCTCCCCAGAATTTACCGAGCACCAATTTCCAAACAGAGATGGGTTTGATCAATAACAATTCGAGTGTTCCCATTTTACGCTCTTCGGAAAAACTCTTCATGGTGATGGCGGGCACCAAAAAGATAAAAACCCAAGGGGCCAACAAAAAAAAGTTGCTCAAATCGGCAAATCCGTAATCAAAAATGTTGTATTCGCCCTTGAACACCCACAAAAAAAGTCCGTTGAGCAGTAAAAAAGAACCCACGATCAAATAACCGATGGGCGATGTAAAAAAGGACCGTACCTCTCTCTTAAAAATTGCGAACATATTTCTTAATAATCAGCTTTGGGCAATATGCATAATAGTCCTTTGTCCGGTGATACCGATTAACCGATATCAAAAACAATTTCAACCAATAACCCATAACTCCTAACTCATAACTTTTTTAACGCTCCAAGCTTCAGGTTTTTCGGAGAACAATTTTTTGGTATTGCCCCAAACCCTTTTGAAGAAATCCGAGTTTCTATAATTTTCCAGATGCGATTCCGTATCCCAAAAACTATAGGTGAAAAATATGTTGGAATTATTGATGTCTTGATACAACTCTACCATATTACATCCTTCAAAAGCCAAGATGTCATTTTTTGATTCTTCAAAGATTCGCTCAAAACTAGCAATATTTTCGGGTTTAAAAGTCAGTTTTACGATGCGTATCAACATTTACAGGAAATTTATGGTTACGGTGTCCCTATAATTCAAGCCCAATAGCGAGGAAGCGCCTCCAACGGAATTTAAGTCACTTTTATAAATAGCAAGCTCAATATAACCCGCAGAGTTGAACAGGGCCAAGGCATCCCCTGGACCTTTGCGCTGGTTTCGCTCCAAATCATAATTGATGATGCCGTTGTAGCTTTGGTGTACTTGTTTTATTTTGGTGGTTCTCGCAATAATTTCAAAATCACGTCCGCTTCGGTAGGCTTCAAATAGGTTTTTCTGAATGTTGGTGACCACGTTGCCGTAGTTATCAATATATATAACGTTACCTGTAATGGTTTTGCCTTCGTTGGTGATTCGTGGTTCAAAATCGCGTAATTCCTTCAAACGCTCCAAAGGTTTGCCAATCACCTCCAACTTACCACCACGTGCAATATGGCAGGCCACTTGAACAAATATGTTCAGCACAGGAAAAGCGCCAGATTCTGCATTGGGCAGATTGATTTCCACAACTTTTTCGGGTTGCACCTCGGAAGTTATCAAGGAAATAACGCCACTGTTGGCACTCACAAAATAGTGCCCATCCACCTGCACTACGATATGCTCGTTTTCTGGCGAAATCTCCGAATCCACACCAACTATATGGACCGTTCCCTTCGGGAACGAGTGGTAGGCATTCCTTAGGATATAAGCGCATTCTTGAATATTGAAAGGGCTTATGGCGTGCGAAATATCAACAACGGAAATATCGGGGAGATTGCTCAGTATTGCCCCTTTCACAGCCCCAACAAAGTGGTCCTTATATCCAAAATCTGTAGTTAAGGTTACAATGGCCATGCAATACTGTTGATATGTTTTTCCGTGTTCAAATCGATTTTTAGTTAAGTTTGTTTGTAAAATTAGTCAAAAAAGAAAGAATAAAACGCTTCAGAAACAACTGTAACACCTCACTATTTTTGAACGAACTTGTAATAGAACTTACGGAAATCAGCCCCCAAGAATTTTTTGGGCAACAAAACGCCAACATTGAGCTACTGAAAAAATACTTTCCAAAGCTTAAGATTGTAGCACGGGGGAACAAGATAAAGGTATTCGGCGATGAAGAACTTTTGGAAGAGTTTGATAAACGCTTCGATGAGCTGACCAATCAGTTTGCCAAATATAACAAGCTTGATGAGAACATGATCGAACGGATACTCACCAGTACCAGCAAAGCCGATTATATTTCATCTTCAAGCAGTGGAGATGTTTTGGTGCACGGGGTAAGCGGAAGGTTGATAAAAGCCCAAACAGCCAACCAAAGACGTATGGTAGATGCCACCAAAGTGGATGATATGGTCTTTGCCATTGGCCCTGCGGGAACGGGAAAAACCTATACCGGAGTTGCTTTGGCCGTAAAAGCTCTAAAGGAAAAGCAGGTAAGGCGTATTATTTTGACGCGTCCTGCGGTGGAGGCAGGGGAGAACCTTGGTTTTCTTCCGGGTGATCTTAAGGAAAAGTTGGATCCGTACATGCAACCTTTGTACGATGCCCTTAGGGATATGATTCCTTCGGAAAAGTTGGAAAAATATATTGAGGATGGCACCATACAAATAGCACCAATGGCCTTTATGCGTGGCCGTACTTTGGACAATGCCTTTGTGATTTTGGACGAGGCCCAGAACACTACCCACGCCCAAATGAAAATGTTCCTGACCCGTATGGGCAAGAACGCCAAGTTTTTGTTAACAGGTGACCCAGGGCAGATTGATTTGCCAAGAAGGGTTATATCAGGATTAAAGGAAGCGTTGCTTATTTTGAAGAATGTGGAGGGTATCAGTATCATTTATTTGGATGATAAAGATGTAATCCGACACAAATTGGTGAAAAAGGTGATTGATGCCTATCAAAATATAGAGCACCAGAATCAATTCTAATAATATTATGGGAATGAATACGCTGATGACCACGGATTTTAACTTTCCTGGGCAAAAATCTGTTTATAAAGGAAAAGTAAGAGAGGTTTATACCTTGGAAGATGATATTTTGGTGATGGTAGCCACGGACCGATTGTCCGCGTTTGATGTGGTGATGCCAAAGGGAATTCCTTATAAAGGCCAAATTTTGAACCAAATTGCCACCAAAATGATGGAGGACACTCAAGACATAGTTCCCAATTGGTTGATGGCCACACCAGACCCCAATGTGGCGGTCGGCAAAGCCTGCGAGCCCTTTAAAGTGGAAATGGTGATCCGAGGGTATATGTCTGGTCATGCTGCCCGTGAATACAAGGCTGGCAAAAGAATGCTTTGTGGCGTTCCCATGCCCGAAGGAATGAAGGAGAACGACAAGTTTCCGCAACCCATCATCACGCCAGCGACCAAGGCCGAAAAGGGAGACCACGACGAGGATATTTCCAAAGAAGATATTTTAAAACGTGGTATTGTATCCAAAGAGAATTATGAAGTGTTGGAAAAATATACCCGAGCCTTGTTTCAAAGAGGAACAGAAATAGCTGCTGAGCGGGGACTCATTTTAGTGGATACCAAATATGAATTCGGTAAGACCAAAAACGGAGAAATCGTATTGATAGATGAAATCCATACCCCCGATTCATCACGTTATTTTTATGCTGATGGATACAAGGAGCGCCAAGCTAAAGGCGAACCCCAAAAACAACTTTCTAAAGAATTTGTAAGGCAATGGCTTATTTCCAATGGATTTCAAGGCTTGGAGGGGCAGTCGGTTCCTGAAATGTCGGATGAATACATCGAATCGGTTTCTAACCGGTACATTGAGCTTTTTGAGAATATTACAGGAGATACTTTTGTGAAAGCAGATGTTTCCAATCTACAAGAACGTATCTTAAAAAATGTAAAGGCATATTTGGAAAAATAACCATTACTTATTTGTTATCTAACCAATAAACAAAAGGGAATTCTGTGAATTCCCTTTTTTTGTTGCTCGTTTATTCATATTTGTTTAATCAATTTTGATATATTCATGCCGCACAATTTGAAATAACTAAACCAACCAATAAAACATGTCCGAAAAACAAAAGAAGGCCACCGCCTATTGGAGAGAAAACCTAAAGTATTTGGTTATTCTCTTGACCATCTGGTTCCTGGTCTCCTATGGAGCAGGTATCCTCTTCAAAGATGCATTGAACAACATTAAAATAGGCGGGTTCAAACTTGGGTTTTGGTTCGCACAACAAGGGGCCATCTATGTATTTGTTATCCTCATTTTCGTCTATGTTCGTCTTATGAATAAATTGGACAAGAAATACGGCTACAACGAGGAATAAATCAACCAACTGAATAAAACCACAACTAATGAGTGATGAACAAATTTGGACCTATGTGTTGGTCGCACTATCCTTTGGTCTCTATATAGGAATTGCAATTTGGTCTAGAGCCGGTTCCACAAAAGAATTTTATGTAGCTGGAGGAGGGGTTTCCCCATTGGCCAACGGGATGGCTACGGCAGCCGATTGGATGTCGGCAGCCTCCTTTATTTCCATGGCAGGAATCATATCCTTTGCAGGGTATGATGGCGCCGTATATTTAATGGGGTGGACAGGGGGATACGTGCTATTGGCGCTGCTATTGGCACCCTACCTAAGAAAATTTGGAAAATTCACGGTGCCCGATTTTATAGGGGAGCGCTACTATTCCAAAACAGCCCGTGTTGTGGCGGTCATCTGTGCCCTTATCGTTTCCTTTACCTATGTGGCCGGCCAAATGCGCGGTGTAGGTATTGTGTTTTCGCGATACTTGGAAGTTGATATCAATACAGGTGTTGTTATCGGAATGGTGATTGTGCTGTTCTATGCCGTACTTGGCGGGATGAAGGGAATCACCTATACCCAAGTAGCACAATATTGCGTTTTGATATTTGCCTTTATGGTGCCAGCCATATTTATTTCCATTCAAATGACGGGAAACCCAATCCCACAACTTGGTTTTGGCGATACATTATCCGATGGTTCTGGAACTTATCTTTTGGATAAACTGGATGGTCTATCCGAGGAACTCGGTTTTGCAGCATATACGGATGGTTCAAAAAGTACGATTGACGTGTTTGCCATTACCTTGGCCTTAATGGTGGGCACTGCAGGATTACCTCACGTAATCGTTCGCTTTTTTACCGTAAAAAGAGTGCGTGATGCCAGAAAATCGGCAGGCTTGGCCCTGTTGTTTATCGCAATTCTATACACCACAGCA
It encodes the following:
- the nrdG gene encoding anaerobic ribonucleoside-triphosphate reductase activating protein; this translates as MFYHDFEVVFQEVPGEISLCFSISGCPLRCKGCHSPFLWKEGNGNELTSEYFQALLSQYSGFATCVVFMGGEWHREELVAHLKYAQQQGYRTCLYTGEDNVPFNILGHLTWIKTGKWDKDLGGLESHTTNQVFKEVKTNKKLNHLFTSK
- a CDS encoding helix-turn-helix domain-containing protein; translated protein: MIQTEKEYNAIVERIEELLQNPDNIENKDAKGYVELSLLSDLVADYEERHYPVKKPSLIEVVKLRMAEMGLNQKRLSELLGVSTSRVSEYLNGKSEPTLKVAREISRKLNIDASIVLGI
- a CDS encoding type II toxin-antitoxin system HigB family toxin: MRIVTYKRIKEFIEIHADSENSLNFWYHTVMAKNWDNINELRQDFNTVDYVGNHRFVFNIKGNDYRLVAIISFNAKKVYIRFIGTHSEYDKIKDIKNI
- the mnmE gene encoding tRNA uridine-5-carboxymethylaminomethyl(34) synthesis GTPase MnmE, with amino-acid sequence MSYIDNIVALATPSGTGAIAVIRVSGPDAITLVDTLFKSIKGKKLGQQKSHTIHLGHIVDQEKILDEALVSIFKGPHSYTGENVVEISCHGSPFIQQQIIQLLLRNGCRSASAGEFTLRAFLNGKMDLSQAEAVADLIASDSEAAHDIAMQQMRGGFSNEIQELRQELLNFASLIELELDFSQEDVEFADRTQFNELLNRISEVLKKLIDSFALGNVIKNGIPVAIVGQPNVGKSTLLNVLLNEERAIVSEIAGTTRDTVEDHISIKGINFRFIDTAGIRETVDVVEKIGIERTFDKIEKARLIIYLFDGMDFDKAELEQIQKRYPNKQLLPICNKMDLLNQEQKEKIKSEIPNVLFLSAKFKEGISELESKLLSLVDSGVLSGDTTIITNSRHYDALLKALEEIQKVKEGLDMELSSDLMAIDIRQALYHLGEITGSVTTDDLLGNIFSNFCIGK
- a CDS encoding DUF4870 domain-containing protein, whose protein sequence is MEVINQKAVRTDNTLLAVTHLTQLLSYVTGFGSLIIPLIIWLSSKDKVEGMNEHGKAIINFQISLILYIIISIPAILLLGLGILGLIGVGILGFILPIVNAVKASNGESPSYFMTIKFIS
- the dnaN gene encoding DNA polymerase III subunit beta — translated: MKFIVSSTYLLKQLQVLGGVINNSNTLPILDNFLFDLKESKLTVSASDLETTMSTVLEVDSDSEGTIAVPARLLLDTLKTFPEQPLTFVVEDNNTVEISSNHGKYALAYADGAEFPKAVEVSNPSSTTLLGDILATAINKTIFAAGNDDLRPVMSGVFFQFSPENLTFVATDAHKLVKYQRQDVTASEVAEFIMPKKPLTLLKGILAGSESEVTIEYNDSNAKFYFDNTELVCRLIDGKYPNYEAVIPKENPNKLTIARNQFQSSVRRVSIFSNKTTHQIRLKIAGAELNISAEDVDYSNKAEERLSCSYQGDDMQIGFNSRFLLEMLNNLSSDEVSLEMSLPNRAGILTPIDGLDEGEHVTMLVMPVMLNS
- the gldG gene encoding gliding motility-associated ABC transporter substrate-binding protein GldG, which gives rise to MGKFFVSILKVIVAVVVINLLASFVYTRFDLTEDKRYTLSEPAVQVAQKFESPVIVDVLLDGNIPAEFSKLKAETIQLLESFGSKNSNIKYNLVDPLANEEQAQQTVAELQSLGLQPANVTVEENGKVSNELVFPWAMVNYKDQTVKVPLLKNKLGSTAEERINNSVQQLEYAFADAFTKLSIEEKKSIAVIKGNGELDDIFIADYLTTIRDYYNIGAITLDSVATNPQKVLDQLKGFDLAIIAKPTEAFTDQEKYVMDQYMVQGGKSIWMMDQVNMEMDSIYAGGGEAIAVPRDLNLKDMFFKYGVRITPVLVNDLYFTQIVLATGEGNDSQYNPLPWFYYPMVFSQNNHPINTNIEAVRFQFTSPIDVLENDYKKTILLQSSPLSKTDGIPRVVSLDMINQQPDRELYNNGNLPLAVLIEGNFTSMYKNRVKPLRLQNTMEEGPENKMIVISDGDVIKNQLRNGRPLELGYDKWTSSFYGNKEFLVNSTNYLLDHTGLINIRNKKVSIPLLDVKKIAEQKTKWQLINIGLPVVLTLLFGLFFGYYRKRTFTA